The following are encoded in a window of Labrus bergylta chromosome 16, fLabBer1.1, whole genome shotgun sequence genomic DNA:
- the nog1 gene encoding noggin: MDQPQQCVAMYLLVLSLGLLMERGICQHYYLLRPIPSDSLPLVELKEDPDPVFDPKERDLNETELKSVLGDFDSRFLSVLPPVEDRFTGGNDELDDFDIQKPGGILPKEIRAVDFDVQFGKKHKPSKKLKRRLQQWLWAYSFCPVVYTWTDLGNRFWPRFVRVGSCLSKRSCSVPEGMVCKPANSTHLTVLRWRCVQRKGGLKCAWIPVQYPIITDCKCSCSS; the protein is encoded by the coding sequence ATGGATCAGCCTCAGCAGTGTGTGGCCATGTATCTGCTCGTGCTTTCCCTCGGACTTCTGATGGAGAGGGGGATATGTCAGCACTACTACCTCCTGCGCCCCATCCCGAGTGACAGCCTCCCGCTTGTGGAATTAAAAGAAGACCCGGACCCGGTGTTCGACCCCAAGGAGCGGGACCTTAACGAGACCGAGCTGAAGAGCGTGCTGGGGGACTTTGACAGCCGCTTTTTGTCCGTGTTGCCCCCAGTGGAGGACAGATTCACCGGCGGCAACGACGAGCTGGATGACTTTGACATCCAGAAACCCGGCGGAATACTCCCGAAGGAGATCCGAGCGGTGGATTTCGACGTCCAGTTCGGCAAAAAGCACAAGCCGAGTAAGAAACTGAAGCGGCGGCTGCAGCAGTGGCTGTGGGCGTACTCGTTCTGCCCGGTCGTGTACACGTGGACCGACCTGGGGAACCGGTTCTGGCCGCGGTTCGTGCGCGTGGGCAGCTGCCTCAGCAAAAGGTCGTGTTCGGTTCCGGAGGGGATGGTGTGCAAACCCGCGAACTCGACCCACCTGACGGTGCTCAGATGGAGGTGCGTGCAGAGGAAAGGGGGACTTAAGTGCGCGTGGATACCCGTGCAGTACCCCATCATCACGGACTGCAAATGCTCCTGCTCgagttaa
- the cbx2 gene encoding chromobox protein homolog 2: MEELSAVGEQVFDAECILNKRLKKGKLEFLVKWRGWSSKHNSWEPQENILDPRLLAAFNKKEQEKELLIRKKGKRPRGRPRKIVENVPEDTKPSSSSSASSSSSDSSSSCSSSDSSSDGDDDDSSNVKQANPTGRTRDLHPVPQKKAQIVVAKQEPPKKRSKKPDVKEFQQSKGARKILKGSKDSDLPGVIKKPVHPASFTFMGFHRGSPRDTAAGQNRSSLTQGGAVKNSQSSVVSGRSVQPAASPSMNKSSQSRNVSEGKLSVSGVNSGTSLDLKAAASKSKGVAALNLNTSKHPIQGTTQHTLSSPNGQKKPQTPVSTLQRIPNTKAMASISSKTAYSSQGSGLQPLNLQNKLVQRNNAPGNGTTPGSGLRNATNPARKTTVAQNQEYNLPKSPATPGRLPTRKNQTGADKVTETTEIQGKLEKSALQKSTTEIQSQRERSASKDGKNAKMNDMSTGEDESSSDSDQDSSYTGQDRAGAIQNQDWKPTRSLIEHVFVTDVTANLVTVTVKESPTSVGFFSIRNY; encoded by the exons ATGGAGGAGCTGAGCGCGGTGGGGGAGCAGGTTTTTGATGCGgaatgcattttaaataaacGACTGAAAAAG GGGAAGTTGGAGTTTCTGGTGAAGTGGAGAGGATGGTCATCCAA aCACAACAGCTGGGAGCCCCAAGAAAACATCCTGGACCCGAGACTGTTGGCAGCATTCAACAAGAA AGAGCAAGAAAAGGAGCTCCTGATTCGCAAGAAAGGGAAAAGACCAAGAGGAAGGCCACGGAAAATAGTA GAAAATGTGCCTGAGGATACAAAGCCAAGCAGCTCTtcatctgcctcctcctcctcctcggattcctcatcctcctgctcGTCCTCAGACTCCTCCTCGGACGGCGACGACGACGACAGCAGCAATGTGAAACAGGCCAACCCGACCGGCAGAACACGAGACCTCCACCCCGTCCCTCAGAAGAAGGCGCAGATTGTGGTGGCGAAACAGGAGCCGCCCAAAAAACGAAGCAAGAAACCGGACGTGAAGGAATTCCAGCAGAGCAAGGGCGCGCGCAAAATCCTGAAGGGGTCTAAAGATTCTGATCTTCCAGGAGTGATAAAGAAGCCAGTTCACCCGGCGAGCTTCACCTTCATGGGGTTCCATCGGGGCTCGCCTCGGGATACAGCAGCTGGTCAGAACAGGAGCTCTCTGACCCAGGGAGGGGCGGTTAAAAACTCACAGAGTTCTGTGGTTTCCGGGAGGTCAGTCCAACCCGCCGCCTCCCCCTCCATGAACAAATCAAGCCAGAGCAGGAATGTCAGCGAAGGTAAACTGTCTGTCTCTGGTGTGAACAGCGGGACGAGTCTGGATTTGAAAGCAGCTGCGAGTAAATCAAAAGGGGTAGCAGCTTTGAATTTAAATACTTCCAAACACCCCATTCAAGGCACCACTCAGCACACTCTAAGTTCCCCCAATGGACAAAAGAAACCCCAGACCCCTGTGTCAACACTGCAGCGGATACCCAATACTAAAGCAATGGCGTCCATATCATCTAAGACCGCCTATTCCAGTCAAGGTTCTGGTCTTCAGCCTCTCAACCTTCAGAACAAGCTTGTGCAAAGGAACAATGCTCCTGGGAATGGAACTACTCCAGGATCAGGTCTGAGAAATGCTACAAATCCAGCAAGAAAGACTACTGTAGCGCAAAATCAGGAGTATAATCTTCCTAAAAGTCCGGCGACACCTGGGCGATTACCCACCAGGAAGAACCAGACCGGAGCAGACAAAGTCACAGAGACGACTGAAATCCAAGGCAAGCTGGAGAAGAGTGCCCTGCAGAAATCCACCACGGAGATCCAGAGCCAGCGGGAGAGATCGGCCTCCAAAGACGGCAAGAACGCCAAAATGAACGACATGAGCACGGGCGAGGACGAGAGCAGCTCGGACTCGGACCAGGATTCTTCCTACACCGGACAGGATCGCGCAGGAGCGATCCAGAACCAGGACTGGAAGCCGACAAGGAGTCTGATTGAACACGTGTTTGTCACGGATGTCACTGCTAACCTGGTTACCGTCACAGTCAAGGAGTCGCCCACCAGCGTGGGATTCTTCAGCATTCGTAATTACTGA